The following are encoded in a window of Massilia sp. R2A-15 genomic DNA:
- a CDS encoding FAD-linked oxidase C-terminal domain-containing protein: MSQSLPIDPQRRQQVAAALRAALPERCVLSDPEDTHPYECDGLAAYRQLPMVVTLPDSEEQVLTILNICRELKVPIVPRGAGTGLSGGALPLHDGVVISTARLNRIVRVEPYARTAVVQPGVRNLAISEAAAPHGLYYAPDPSSQIACTIGGNVAENSGGVHCLKYGLTVHNVLRVRVATIDGDIIELGGEALDAPGLDLLAVFIGSEGMLGIVTEVTVKLVPKPQSARVIMASFDDVVTGGNAVASVIAAGIIPAGLEMMDRTSSRMVEPFVKAGYDIDAAAILLCEADGTQLEVDEEIERMTAVLEAAGASAIQVSQTEAERMKFWSGRKNAFPAAGRISPDYYCMDGTIPRKKLAQVLTGIELMEAEYGLRCANVFHAGDGNLHPLILFDANQPGEFARAEAFGAAILALCVEVGGTITGEHGVGKEKIDSMCIQFGRAELDAFFAVKRAFDVPFLLNPDKAIPTLNRCAEFGKMRVSAGLLPFADLPRF; this comes from the coding sequence ATGTCCCAGTCACTCCCCATCGATCCCCAGCGCAGGCAACAGGTGGCGGCAGCCTTGCGCGCCGCGCTGCCCGAACGCTGCGTGCTGTCCGACCCCGAAGACACGCATCCCTACGAATGCGACGGCCTGGCGGCCTACCGCCAGCTGCCGATGGTCGTCACCTTGCCCGACTCCGAAGAGCAGGTGCTCACGATCCTCAACATCTGCCGCGAGCTGAAGGTGCCGATCGTGCCGCGCGGCGCCGGCACCGGCCTGTCCGGCGGCGCGCTGCCGCTGCACGACGGCGTGGTCATCTCCACCGCGCGCCTGAACCGCATCGTGCGGGTCGAGCCGTACGCGCGCACCGCCGTGGTCCAGCCGGGCGTGCGCAACCTCGCCATCTCGGAAGCGGCCGCGCCGCACGGCCTGTACTACGCGCCCGATCCGTCGTCGCAGATCGCCTGCACCATCGGCGGCAACGTGGCCGAAAACTCGGGCGGCGTGCACTGCCTCAAGTACGGCCTGACCGTGCACAACGTGCTGCGCGTGCGCGTGGCCACCATCGATGGCGACATCATCGAGCTTGGCGGCGAGGCGCTCGACGCGCCGGGCCTGGACCTGCTGGCGGTTTTCATCGGCTCCGAAGGCATGCTCGGCATCGTCACCGAAGTGACGGTCAAGCTGGTGCCCAAGCCGCAGTCGGCGCGGGTGATCATGGCCTCGTTCGACGACGTGGTCACCGGCGGCAACGCCGTGGCCAGCGTGATCGCGGCCGGCATCATTCCCGCGGGCCTGGAGATGATGGACCGCACCTCGTCGCGCATGGTCGAGCCTTTCGTGAAGGCCGGCTATGACATCGACGCCGCCGCGATCCTGCTGTGCGAGGCCGACGGCACCCAGCTTGAAGTGGATGAGGAAATCGAGCGCATGACCGCGGTGCTGGAAGCGGCCGGCGCCAGCGCGATCCAGGTGTCGCAGACCGAAGCGGAGCGCATGAAATTCTGGTCCGGCCGCAAGAACGCCTTCCCGGCGGCCGGCCGCATCTCGCCCGACTACTACTGCATGGACGGCACCATACCGCGCAAGAAGCTGGCCCAGGTCCTGACCGGCATCGAACTGATGGAAGCCGAATACGGCCTGCGCTGCGCCAACGTGTTCCACGCGGGCGACGGCAACCTGCACCCGCTGATCCTGTTCGACGCGAACCAGCCGGGCGAATTCGCGCGCGCCGAGGCGTTCGGCGCGGCCATCCTCGCGCTGTGCGTGGAAGTCGGCGGCACCATCACCGGCGAACACGGCGTGGGCAAGGAAAAGATCGATTCGATGTGCATCCAGTTCGGCAGGGCGGAGCTGGACGCGTTCTTCGCGGTGAAGCGCGCCTTCGATGTGCCGTTCCTGCTTAATCCCGACAAGGCCATCCCGACCCTGAACCGTTGCGCCGAATTCGGCAAGATGCGGGTCAGCGCCGGCCTGCTGCCGTTTGCGGACTTGCCGCGATTCTGA
- the glcE gene encoding glycolate oxidase subunit GlcE, which yields MTVQHIEQFRDRILAAAADKRSLRIRGGGTKDWYGQALDGDILDTRAFSGIVDYEPTELVITARSGTPLAEIEAVLAERNQMLAFEPPHFGAGATFGGAIAAGLSGPRRATSGAVRDFVLGAVMMDGRGEMLTFGGQVMKNVAGYDVSRLLAGSMGTLGLMLQHSIKVLPRAVREATLRFEMSEIDAIRRLNEWGGQPLPISASCWHDGQLTVRLEGAQAAVDAAVREFGGEAVVDGPAFWASLREQEHAFFDGADSLWRLSVPSTTGAIILKGEQLIEWGGAQRWLKGSGSAQDIRKAVAAVGGHATLFRGGDKSVGVFQPLAPAIAKIHERLKAAFDPSNVFNPGRMY from the coding sequence ATGACAGTGCAGCACATCGAACAATTCAGGGACCGGATCCTCGCGGCCGCGGCCGACAAGCGCAGCCTGCGCATTCGCGGCGGCGGCACCAAGGACTGGTACGGCCAGGCGCTGGATGGCGACATCCTCGATACCCGCGCGTTTTCCGGCATCGTCGACTACGAGCCGACCGAGCTGGTGATCACCGCGCGCAGCGGCACGCCGCTCGCCGAGATCGAGGCGGTGCTGGCCGAGCGCAACCAGATGCTCGCCTTCGAGCCGCCGCACTTCGGCGCCGGCGCCACGTTCGGCGGCGCGATTGCGGCCGGACTTTCGGGGCCGCGGCGCGCCACCAGCGGGGCGGTGCGCGACTTCGTGCTGGGCGCGGTAATGATGGACGGTCGCGGCGAGATGCTCACCTTCGGCGGCCAGGTCATGAAGAACGTCGCCGGCTACGACGTCTCTCGCCTGCTGGCCGGCTCCATGGGCACGCTGGGCCTGATGCTGCAGCATTCGATCAAGGTGTTGCCGCGCGCGGTGCGAGAGGCGACGCTGCGATTCGAAATGAGCGAGATCGACGCCATCCGGCGCCTGAACGAGTGGGGCGGCCAGCCGTTGCCGATATCCGCGAGCTGCTGGCACGATGGCCAGCTGACCGTGCGCCTCGAGGGCGCCCAGGCTGCGGTGGACGCGGCGGTGCGCGAGTTTGGCGGCGAAGCCGTTGTTGACGGTCCCGCGTTCTGGGCCAGCCTGCGCGAGCAGGAGCATGCGTTCTTTGACGGCGCGGATAGCCTGTGGCGCCTGTCGGTGCCATCGACCACCGGCGCCATCATCCTCAAGGGCGAGCAGCTGATCGAGTGGGGCGGCGCGCAGCGCTGGCTCAAGGGCAGCGGCTCGGCGCAGGACATCCGTAAAGCCGTCGCCGCGGTCGGCGGCCACGCCACGCTGTTCCGCGGCGGCGACAAGAGCGTTGGCGTGTTCCAGCCGCTGGCGCCGGCCATCGCAAAAATCCACGAGCGTCTCAAGGCGGCATTCGACCCGTCGAACGTATTCAATCCCGGACGGATGTACTGA
- the glcF gene encoding glycolate oxidase subunit GlcF: MQTNLADFIKGTAEGNEAEAILGACVHCGFCTATCPTYQILGDELDGPRGRIYLIKQVLEGAEPTRKTQLHLDRCLTCRNCESTCPSGVKYGRLVDIGRKVVEQRVARPLGERITRTLLKETLPREWIFKPAFKAGQMVRPLLSENLQDKLPPTPDAGVWPSRVHARKMLVLDGCVQPSMAPNINSATARVLDAVGVQLLVAPKAGCCGALRFHLNDQEAGLDDMRRNIDAWWPMVDQVEAIVMTASGCGVTVKEYGHLLAHDSAYAEKAARISALTRDLSEIMPQFEAELGAKLKGKIGKRVAYHPPCTLQHGQQIRGKVEGVLRAAGVDVTLCADSHLCCGSAGTYSMLQPELSHELRDRKLANLTATGADEIVSANIGCLTHLQSGTDIPVTHWIELIDRALA, translated from the coding sequence ATGCAAACCAATCTCGCCGACTTCATCAAAGGCACCGCCGAAGGCAACGAGGCCGAAGCGATTCTGGGCGCCTGCGTGCACTGCGGCTTCTGCACCGCGACCTGCCCGACCTACCAGATCCTGGGCGACGAACTCGATGGCCCGCGCGGCCGTATTTACTTGATTAAGCAAGTACTTGAGGGCGCCGAGCCGACCCGCAAGACCCAGCTGCACCTGGACCGCTGCCTGACCTGCCGCAATTGCGAGTCGACCTGTCCGTCGGGCGTGAAGTACGGGCGGCTGGTGGACATCGGCCGCAAGGTGGTCGAGCAGCGCGTCGCGCGTCCGCTCGGCGAGCGCATCACGCGCACGCTGTTGAAAGAGACGCTGCCGCGCGAATGGATCTTCAAGCCGGCGTTCAAGGCCGGCCAGATGGTGCGCCCGCTGCTGTCCGAGAACCTGCAGGACAAGCTGCCGCCGACGCCCGATGCGGGTGTGTGGCCATCGCGCGTCCACGCACGCAAGATGCTGGTGCTGGATGGCTGCGTGCAGCCGTCGATGGCGCCGAACATCAACAGCGCCACCGCGCGCGTGCTCGATGCGGTCGGCGTGCAGCTGCTGGTGGCGCCAAAGGCCGGTTGCTGCGGCGCGCTGCGCTTCCACCTGAACGACCAGGAGGCGGGGCTGGACGACATGCGCCGCAATATCGACGCGTGGTGGCCGATGGTGGACCAGGTCGAGGCGATCGTGATGACCGCGTCGGGCTGCGGCGTGACGGTCAAGGAATACGGCCATCTGCTGGCGCACGACAGCGCGTATGCCGAGAAGGCGGCGCGCATTTCGGCGCTGACGCGCGACCTGTCGGAAATCATGCCGCAGTTCGAGGCGGAGCTGGGCGCGAAACTAAAAGGAAAAATCGGCAAACGTGTAGCCTACCATCCGCCCTGCACGCTGCAGCACGGCCAGCAGATCCGCGGCAAGGTCGAAGGCGTGCTGCGCGCGGCGGGCGTGGACGTCACGCTGTGCGCCGACAGCCATCTGTGCTGCGGTTCGGCCGGCACCTATTCGATGCTGCAGCCGGAGCTGTCGCACGAACTGCGCGACCGCAAGCTGGCCAATCTCACCGCGACCGGCGCCGACGAAATCGTCTCGGCCAACATCGGCTGCCTGACCCACCTGCAGTCGGGAACCGACATCCCGGTCACGCACTGGATCGAACTGATCGACCGCGCACTGGCGTGA
- a CDS encoding sulfurtransferase — protein sequence MNTTLISASELAARIDDPKVIVVDCRHDLMNLEAGREAYAAGHIPGAVFGDMEHALSGAKRGADGQFRGRHPLPERAALIETLRSWGVGNDTQVVAYDAHGGMYAARLWWLLRWVGHPAVAVLDGGMPAWQALGLPLSADTPVKARGSLAEREPLVRTVTAGEVLANIGTGERQVVDARAPDRFRGENETIDPVGGHIPGAKNRFFKDNLQADGRFKDAAQLKADFAPLFADPAKAVMQCGSGVTACHNLLALEVAGMPGAALYPGSWSEWCADPARPVATGA from the coding sequence ATGAACACCACACTGATTTCCGCCAGCGAACTAGCAGCGCGCATCGACGACCCGAAAGTCATCGTGGTCGACTGCCGCCACGACCTGATGAACCTCGAGGCCGGGCGCGAAGCCTACGCTGCGGGGCATATTCCCGGCGCCGTGTTCGGCGACATGGAGCATGCGCTGTCGGGCGCAAAGCGCGGCGCCGACGGCCAGTTCCGCGGGCGCCATCCGCTGCCCGAGCGCGCCGCGCTGATCGAGACGCTGCGTTCGTGGGGAGTCGGCAACGACACCCAGGTGGTGGCCTACGACGCGCATGGCGGCATGTACGCGGCGCGGCTGTGGTGGCTGCTGCGCTGGGTCGGCCACCCGGCCGTCGCGGTGCTCGATGGCGGGATGCCGGCCTGGCAGGCGCTGGGGCTGCCGCTGTCGGCGGACACGCCGGTGAAGGCGCGCGGTTCGCTTGCCGAGCGCGAGCCGCTGGTACGCACTGTGACTGCGGGCGAGGTGCTGGCCAACATCGGCACGGGCGAGCGCCAGGTGGTCGATGCGCGCGCGCCGGACCGCTTCCGCGGCGAGAATGAAACCATCGACCCGGTGGGCGGGCATATTCCCGGCGCGAAGAACCGCTTCTTCAAGGACAATCTGCAGGCCGACGGGCGCTTCAAGGATGCGGCGCAGCTGAAGGCCGATTTCGCGCCACTGTTCGCCGATCCGGCCAAGGCCGTGATGCAGTGCGGCTCGGGCGTGACGGCCTGCCACAACCTGCTCGCGCTGGAAGTGGCGGGCATGCCGGGCGCCGCCCTGTATCCGGGATCGTGGAGCGAATGGTGCGCAGACCCGGCGCGGCCGGTGGCCACCGGAGCCTGA
- a CDS encoding cob(I)yrinic acid a,c-diamide adenosyltransferase has protein sequence MGNRLSKIATRTGDNGTTGLGDGSRTEKDSARIATLGDVDELNSFVGLLLCEDMPADLREELVTIQHDLFDLGGELCIPGFQLITDAHVVRLDAMLEKYNADLPVLKEFILPAGSRAASIAHVCRTVCRRAERSIVTLGKAEKINEHPRQYVNRLSDLMFVLARVLNRFAGGSDVLWQHERKR, from the coding sequence ATGGGAAACAGGCTTTCAAAAATCGCGACGCGCACGGGCGACAACGGCACCACCGGGCTGGGCGACGGCAGCCGCACCGAGAAGGACAGCGCGCGCATCGCAACCTTGGGCGATGTGGACGAACTCAATAGCTTTGTCGGGCTGCTGCTGTGCGAGGACATGCCGGCCGACCTGCGCGAGGAACTGGTGACGATCCAGCACGACCTGTTCGACCTTGGCGGCGAGCTGTGCATCCCGGGCTTCCAGCTGATCACGGACGCGCACGTGGTGCGGCTCGATGCGATGCTGGAGAAGTACAACGCGGACCTGCCGGTACTGAAGGAGTTCATCCTGCCGGCGGGGTCGCGCGCCGCGTCGATCGCGCACGTGTGCAGGACCGTGTGCCGGCGCGCGGAGCGCAGCATCGTCACTCTGGGGAAGGCGGAGAAGATCAACGAGCATCCGCGCCAGTATGTGAACCGGCTGTCGGATCTGATGTTCGTGCTGGCGCGGGTGCTGAACCGGTTTGCCGGCGGCAGCGACGTGCTGTGGCAGCACGAGCGCAAGCGGTAA
- the dxs gene encoding 1-deoxy-D-xylulose-5-phosphate synthase: MNLLETINEPAQLRKLARTQLTPLAHELRQYLLESVSKTGGHLSSNLGTVELSIALHYVFNTPHDRIVWDVGHQTYSHKILTGRRDRMHTLRQFAGLSGFPKRDESEYDTFGTAHSSTSISAALGMAQAAKIKGEHRHAIAVIGDGSMTAGMAFEALNNAGVQEDINLLVILNDNDMSISPPVGALNRYLARLMSGQFYAAAKTVGKSVLPSPVRELAKRLEEHAKGMVVPATMFEEFGFNYIGPIDGHDLESLIPTLENIKKLKGPQFLHVVTKKGQGYKLAEAEPILYHGTGKFNPSEGIKPPAAAGKVTYTEVFGNWLCDMAAADKRLVGITPAMREGSGMVRFEQQYPDRYFDVGIAEQHSVTFAGGLATEGLKPVVAIYSTFLQRAYDQLIHDVALQNLDVVFALDRAGLVGADGATHAGNYDLAYLRCIPNMVVMAASDENECRRMLTTGFHYNGPAAVRYPRGAGIGAVIEKELTSIEIGKGEIKRRGAGVAILAFGSMVAPSVKAGEELNATVANMRFVKPLDVELVKQLAREHDYLVTVEEGCVMGGAGSAVAEALAAEGMVKPIMMLGLPDQFIDHGDPAALLAGVGLDAKGIAASIRQRFAVAEPRLVVNNS, encoded by the coding sequence ATGAACTTGCTAGAAACAATCAACGAACCGGCCCAGCTGCGCAAGCTGGCGCGCACCCAGCTCACGCCGCTGGCGCACGAGCTGCGCCAGTACCTGCTCGAGTCGGTGTCGAAAACCGGCGGCCACCTGTCGTCCAACCTGGGCACGGTGGAGCTGTCGATCGCGCTGCACTACGTGTTCAACACGCCGCACGACCGCATCGTATGGGACGTCGGCCACCAGACTTATTCGCACAAGATCCTCACCGGACGGCGCGACCGCATGCACACGCTGCGCCAGTTCGCCGGCCTGTCGGGCTTCCCGAAGCGCGACGAGAGCGAGTACGACACCTTCGGCACCGCGCACTCGTCAACCTCCATTTCAGCGGCGCTCGGCATGGCGCAGGCGGCCAAGATCAAGGGCGAGCATCGCCACGCGATCGCCGTGATCGGCGACGGCTCGATGACGGCCGGGATGGCGTTCGAGGCGCTGAACAACGCCGGCGTGCAGGAAGACATTAACCTGCTCGTCATCCTGAATGACAACGACATGTCGATCTCGCCGCCGGTCGGCGCGCTGAACCGCTACCTGGCGCGCTTGATGTCGGGGCAGTTCTACGCGGCCGCCAAGACGGTCGGCAAATCGGTGCTGCCGTCGCCGGTGCGCGAGCTGGCCAAACGCCTGGAAGAACACGCCAAGGGCATGGTGGTTCCGGCCACGATGTTCGAGGAGTTCGGCTTCAACTACATCGGCCCGATCGACGGCCACGACCTCGAATCGCTGATTCCTACGCTGGAAAACATCAAGAAGCTCAAGGGCCCGCAGTTCCTGCACGTCGTCACCAAGAAGGGGCAGGGCTACAAGCTGGCCGAGGCCGAGCCTATCCTGTACCACGGCACCGGCAAGTTCAATCCGTCCGAAGGCATCAAGCCGCCGGCGGCAGCGGGCAAGGTCACCTACACCGAAGTGTTCGGCAACTGGCTGTGCGACATGGCGGCCGCCGACAAGCGCCTGGTCGGCATCACGCCGGCGATGCGCGAAGGTTCGGGCATGGTGCGCTTCGAGCAGCAGTACCCTGACCGCTACTTCGACGTCGGCATCGCCGAGCAGCATTCGGTGACCTTCGCCGGTGGCCTGGCGACCGAAGGCCTGAAGCCGGTGGTGGCGATCTACTCGACCTTCCTGCAGCGCGCCTACGACCAGCTGATCCACGACGTGGCGCTGCAAAACCTCGACGTGGTGTTCGCGCTCGACCGCGCGGGCCTGGTCGGCGCCGACGGTGCGACCCACGCCGGCAATTACGACCTGGCCTACCTGCGCTGCATCCCGAACATGGTGGTGATGGCGGCGTCGGACGAAAACGAATGCCGCCGCATGCTCACCACCGGCTTCCATTACAACGGACCGGCGGCGGTGCGCTATCCGCGTGGCGCCGGCATTGGTGCGGTCATCGAGAAGGAACTGACCTCGATCGAAATCGGCAAGGGCGAAATCAAGCGCCGCGGCGCCGGCGTGGCGATCCTGGCGTTCGGCTCGATGGTGGCGCCGAGCGTCAAGGCCGGCGAAGAGTTGAATGCGACCGTGGCCAACATGCGCTTCGTGAAGCCGCTCGACGTCGAGCTGGTGAAGCAGCTGGCGCGCGAGCACGACTACCTGGTGACGGTGGAAGAGGGCTGCGTGATGGGCGGCGCCGGTTCGGCCGTGGCTGAGGCGCTGGCCGCCGAGGGCATGGTCAAGCCGATCATGATGCTCGGTCTGCCGGACCAGTTCATCGACCATGGCGATCCGGCGGCACTGCTGGCCGGCGTCGGGCTCGACGCCAAGGGTATCGCCGCGTCGATTCGCCAGCGCTTTGCCGTGGCCGAGCCGCGGCTGGTCGTCAACAATAGCTAA
- a CDS encoding exodeoxyribonuclease VII small subunit: MAKKLTADDAAPAPESFEQAMAELAQLVTQMESGQLPLEASVAAYARGSELVKYCAAQLEKVESQVKVLEGDMLKPFAAEGIDEGAQ; this comes from the coding sequence ATGGCAAAGAAATTAACAGCGGACGACGCGGCGCCGGCGCCCGAATCGTTCGAGCAGGCGATGGCCGAGCTGGCGCAACTGGTGACCCAGATGGAGTCGGGCCAGCTGCCGCTCGAGGCATCGGTGGCCGCCTACGCGCGCGGCTCCGAGCTGGTCAAGTACTGTGCGGCCCAGCTCGAAAAAGTGGAATCCCAGGTCAAGGTGCTCGAAGGCGACATGCTCAAGCCGTTCGCCGCCGAAGGCATCGACGAGGGCGCGCAATGA
- a CDS encoding polyprenyl synthetase family protein: MTLYASFEGWMQTVQVHVEDALGEFLPQPDVAPAKLHEAMRYTVLGGGKRVRPLLVFAAGGLFGAETDVLKRAAAAVEMIHAYSLVHDDMPCMDDDALRRGKPTVHVAYDEATALLVGDALQAQAFDVLSRDYSLPPGRLVSMLRVLAGASGSLGMCGGQAIDLDSVGLALTIEQLERMHQLKTGALLRASVMLGALAGREVTADERVALHAYANAIGLAFQVVDDVLDATADSATLGKTAGKDAANGKPTYVSILGLEESQQLAEKLRREAHEALAPFGEGAQRLRQLADLIVQRKA; the protein is encoded by the coding sequence ATGACGCTGTATGCTTCCTTCGAAGGCTGGATGCAGACGGTGCAGGTGCATGTCGAGGACGCGCTCGGCGAGTTCCTGCCGCAGCCCGATGTGGCGCCGGCCAAATTGCACGAAGCGATGCGCTACACGGTGCTCGGCGGCGGCAAGCGGGTGCGCCCGCTGCTGGTGTTCGCCGCCGGTGGCCTGTTCGGCGCCGAGACCGATGTATTGAAGCGCGCCGCGGCGGCGGTCGAAATGATCCACGCGTACTCGCTGGTTCACGACGACATGCCGTGCATGGATGACGACGCCCTGCGCCGCGGCAAGCCGACGGTGCACGTGGCCTACGACGAAGCGACCGCGCTGCTGGTGGGCGACGCGCTGCAGGCGCAGGCCTTCGACGTGCTGTCGCGCGACTACAGCCTGCCGCCGGGACGCCTGGTGTCGATGCTGCGCGTGCTGGCCGGCGCGTCCGGGTCGCTCGGCATGTGCGGCGGCCAGGCGATCGACCTCGATAGCGTTGGCCTGGCGCTGACGATCGAACAGCTCGAGCGCATGCACCAGCTGAAAACCGGCGCCTTGCTGCGCGCGTCCGTGATGCTGGGCGCGCTGGCCGGACGCGAAGTAACGGCCGACGAACGCGTTGCGCTGCACGCGTACGCGAACGCGATCGGCCTGGCGTTCCAGGTTGTGGACGACGTGCTCGATGCGACGGCGGATTCGGCCACGCTGGGCAAGACCGCCGGCAAGGACGCGGCGAACGGCAAGCCGACCTACGTGTCGATCCTCGGCCTGGAAGAGTCGCAGCAACTGGCGGAAAAATTGAGGCGTGAAGCGCATGAAGCGCTGGCGCCGTTTGGAGAAGGAGCACAGAGGTTGCGCCAGCTGGCGGACCTCATCGTGCAGCGGAAAGCGTAA
- a CDS encoding aromatic ring-hydroxylating dioxygenase subunit alpha encodes MSDLATHAKLARPNAQLPVDVYFDDALLKREIQQLFQSGPRYVGHELMVPEVGDFATLASEKEGRMLVRNPHGIEVLSNVCRHRQALMFNGRGNADNIVCPLHRWTYDLKGELIGAPHFPETPCLHLAKTPLQNWNGLLFEQNGYNVMEKLSKLSVTKDFDFTGYMFDHVEVQTCNYNWKTFIEVYLEDYHVEPFHAGLGGFVSCDDLRWEFGRDYSVQTVGVNRGLQKSGSAIYQKWQEQVLKFRGGVPPENGAIWFTLYPNIMVEWYPHVLIVSTLWPDGPQKTRNVVEFYYPEEIVLFEREFIEAERAAYMETCVEDDEIALRMDAGRRILMERGVSETGPYQSPMEDGMQHFHEWYRANIDIAGQES; translated from the coding sequence ATGTCCGATCTGGCTACCCACGCCAAGCTGGCGCGCCCGAACGCGCAGCTTCCGGTAGATGTTTATTTTGACGACGCGCTCCTGAAGCGCGAGATACAGCAATTGTTCCAGTCGGGGCCGCGCTACGTCGGCCACGAACTGATGGTGCCCGAGGTCGGCGACTTTGCCACGCTCGCGTCCGAGAAAGAAGGCCGCATGCTGGTGCGCAATCCGCACGGCATCGAAGTGCTGTCCAACGTCTGCCGCCACCGCCAGGCGCTGATGTTCAATGGCCGCGGCAACGCCGACAACATCGTCTGCCCGCTGCACCGCTGGACCTACGACCTCAAGGGCGAGCTGATCGGCGCGCCGCACTTCCCCGAGACGCCGTGCCTGCACCTGGCCAAGACGCCGCTGCAAAACTGGAACGGCCTGCTGTTCGAGCAGAACGGCTACAACGTCATGGAAAAGCTGTCGAAGCTGTCGGTGACGAAGGATTTCGATTTTACCGGCTACATGTTCGACCACGTCGAAGTCCAGACCTGCAATTACAACTGGAAGACCTTCATCGAGGTCTACCTGGAGGACTACCACGTCGAGCCCTTCCACGCCGGCCTGGGTGGCTTCGTCAGCTGCGACGACCTGCGCTGGGAATTCGGCCGCGACTACTCGGTGCAGACGGTCGGGGTCAACCGCGGCCTGCAGAAATCCGGTTCGGCGATCTACCAGAAGTGGCAGGAGCAGGTGCTCAAGTTCCGCGGCGGCGTGCCGCCCGAGAACGGCGCGATCTGGTTCACGCTGTACCCGAACATCATGGTCGAGTGGTATCCGCACGTGCTGATCGTCTCGACCCTGTGGCCGGACGGCCCGCAAAAGACGCGCAACGTCGTCGAGTTCTACTACCCCGAGGAGATCGTGCTGTTCGAGCGCGAATTCATCGAGGCCGAGCGCGCCGCGTACATGGAAACCTGCGTCGAGGACGACGAGATCGCCCTGCGCATGGACGCCGGCCGCCGCATCCTGATGGAGCGCGGCGTCAGCGAGACCGGGCCGTACCAATCGCCGATGGAAGACGGCATGCAGCACTTCCACGAGTGGTACCGCGCCAATATCGACATCGCCGGCCAGGAGAGCTGA
- a CDS encoding DMT family transporter — MASMWMLAAAFLFSVMGACVKLASASFSISEIVMYRGLIGVVMLSLLVRHQGGSLRTVHIKDHLWRGFVGVLSLWLWFYGISKLPLATAVTLNYMSPIWMAAFLFCAGWWHSKDHVEWPLVGAILLSFIGVTLVLQPAFEARQWLGAITTLCSGMLSAAAYLQVRKLSQLGEPEYRVVFYFSVVNLMAGLAGSATTVVDPSVVTWHALDLRGAALMLTMGVSATLAQMAMTRAYGTGKTLVVANLQYTGIIFSSVWGMLLWGDRFDWHVWLGMAVILGSGLAVTYYNTRSTDRGTAVEKTDPIASET, encoded by the coding sequence ATGGCGTCGATGTGGATGCTGGCCGCCGCCTTCCTGTTTTCCGTGATGGGGGCGTGCGTCAAGCTGGCATCCGCCTCCTTCTCCATTTCCGAAATCGTCATGTACCGCGGCCTGATCGGCGTGGTCATGCTGTCGCTGCTGGTGCGCCACCAGGGCGGCAGTTTGCGCACGGTGCACATCAAGGATCATCTCTGGCGCGGCTTCGTCGGCGTGCTGTCGCTGTGGCTGTGGTTTTACGGGATATCCAAGCTGCCGCTCGCGACCGCCGTCACCCTCAACTACATGTCGCCGATCTGGATGGCGGCCTTCCTGTTCTGCGCCGGCTGGTGGCATTCGAAGGACCACGTCGAATGGCCGCTGGTGGGCGCCATCCTGCTGTCCTTCATTGGCGTCACCCTGGTGCTGCAGCCGGCGTTCGAAGCGCGTCAGTGGCTCGGCGCGATCACCACGCTCTGCTCCGGCATGCTGTCGGCCGCGGCCTACCTCCAGGTGCGCAAGCTGTCGCAACTGGGCGAGCCCGAATACCGCGTGGTGTTCTATTTTTCGGTGGTGAACCTGATGGCCGGCCTGGCGGGCAGCGCCACCACCGTCGTCGATCCTTCCGTCGTCACCTGGCACGCATTGGACCTGCGCGGCGCCGCGCTGATGTTGACGATGGGCGTGTCGGCCACGCTCGCGCAGATGGCGATGACGCGCGCCTACGGCACCGGCAAGACACTGGTGGTGGCCAACCTGCAGTACACCGGCATCATCTTCTCCAGCGTCTGGGGCATGCTGCTGTGGGGCGACCGCTTCGACTGGCACGTCTGGCTCGGCATGGCCGTGATCCTCGGGTCCGGACTGGCCGTCACCTATTACAATACCCGCAGCACCGACCGCGGCACCGCGGTCGAGAAGACCGATCCGATTGCAAGCGAGACCTGA